The proteins below come from a single Roseiflexus sp. RS-1 genomic window:
- a CDS encoding LamG-like jellyroll fold domain-containing protein, with protein MRIQMWVGGIFGVLIVLIALAAPSASQATIPNRQTWAHSPGTCGPALEGAVFGRAGDNCGGGGTTFDSNNVEGPVILRDIATAAAPCPGIAEGATCYRMWYTGFDTGGVRRIGYAVSPDGTTWTRVPGSAGGGAVLGLGPAGNFDSAGVSFPYVVRNGATFEMWYNGFNGSVFTIGFATSTDGLNWTRVTGPLSQGAVLRPTGAATFDQSIVAAPSVIRDESSAQLPCENGRTTGICYRMWYQGTDAANVFRIGYALSPDGVNWTRAAGGNAVLGTGAGGTWDAGSVGAPVVVKDGALFRMWYNSQASNQSIGHVVSTDGVTWVRPEPNQAVYRGADDPGALSPDNVWTPFVIKEGASFRMWYTISSRPNAIRIGHATMTPGTLLPAPGLTRNLGEYTLSLTTQAIPAGGSVLLTLPASIPFTEVTAGAIDGFGANATFAAEATALTDAAAQGTARGALVIRLPDGAPAGPKTITFTLANPPSSAALMTVQTFDIREVLEYATVDLSQATDVGPTPTPTPVPPSPTPVTPTPTATEGPTATPTPVPPSPTPVTPTPTATEGPTATPTNTPQPPTATSTPTATSTPQPPTATSTPTATSAPTATPALTADPSNRQPWLHIPGTCPASAQGAVFTIAGQNCGGAGTSFDTSEIFPPMVLRDNATPSLPCENGRTSGICYRMWYVGVDGSGTRRIGHALSPDGITWTRYIGSGVGGSVFGPSGVAGDFDSNGVTTMYVVRDGNTFRMWYSGFSNTGAIEGIGYATSPDGITWTRVPGTAGTAPPNRNAVLVERGGAGDFDQDYIVAPSVLIDEATPALPCENGRTSGRCYRMWYEGVNNVGAYTFAIGYAVSPDGINWTRVPGSSGGGAVFARINNFTDFDSNSVGVPTVIKDGAFFRMWYEAKSYARPDFSTGYVVSTDGINWVRPIPNDPVFTGANDPGTFSPDGVWAARALKLGSSYRKYYTVSTRPNAQRFGLAQMTPGAPLGSIALNASGDLYTLSFTTASFIPAGGSVLITLPPEVDFAQVTPGAISGFGAGATLEADPAAVTDAASGGAARGALLVRLPNGAPVGPKTVQFSLTTPPPSTAPLLVQTFDLREVLEYGEVMMNGTPPPATPTATPLPPTSTPTATPVPPTSTPVSPSATAGSTATPVPPTSTPTATPVPPTSTPTATPVPPSNSALRFDGANDEVRGGQIAGLGGAQTIELWVRPATGGQDSVILATTDDVIGWALELNGGRATWWVASTAGWRAAQHPTALLANTWHHVAVTYDGTTARVFVNGAPGPAATIGAITQGPSFRIGGFPGYGFFNGDVDDVRISNIVRYTSTFTPPSAAHPTDANTRALYRLDEGSGQTTADASGNGYNLTLGTTANADSADPQWVASTAPIAPPPTATPTAVPPTSTPTATPAPPTNTPTATPVPPTSTPVPPSATTEPTATPLPPTSTPTAGPTATPAPPTSTPTATPVPPTSTPTATPVPPTSTPTATPVPPTSTPTATPVPPSNSALRFDGANDEVRGGQIAGLGGAQTIELWVRPTTGGQDSVILATTDDVIGWALELNGGRATWWVASTAGWRAAQHPTALLANTWHHVAVTYDGTTARVFVNGAPGPAATIGAITQGPSFRIGGFPGYGFFNGDVDDVRISNIVRYTSTFTPPSSTSLTTDANTRAFYRFNEGSGQTTVDASGNGYNLTLGTTANADSADPTWVASTAP; from the coding sequence ATGCGGATTCAGATGTGGGTTGGCGGGATCTTTGGCGTGCTGATTGTGCTGATTGCGCTGGCAGCGCCATCTGCGAGTCAGGCGACGATCCCCAATCGCCAGACATGGGCGCATTCGCCGGGAACGTGCGGACCGGCGCTGGAAGGAGCGGTGTTCGGGCGTGCCGGAGACAACTGCGGCGGAGGTGGCACAACATTCGATAGCAACAACGTCGAAGGTCCGGTCATTCTGCGCGACATCGCCACGGCTGCGGCACCCTGTCCCGGCATCGCCGAAGGGGCGACGTGTTATCGCATGTGGTATACCGGCTTCGACACCGGCGGCGTCCGGCGCATCGGATACGCCGTTTCGCCAGATGGAACAACCTGGACGCGCGTGCCGGGAAGCGCCGGCGGTGGTGCAGTCCTCGGTCTGGGACCGGCGGGGAACTTCGATAGCGCCGGGGTATCGTTCCCCTATGTCGTCCGCAACGGCGCGACCTTCGAAATGTGGTACAACGGCTTCAACGGCTCGGTCTTTACGATTGGCTTCGCCACCTCGACCGATGGGCTGAACTGGACGCGCGTGACAGGACCGTTGTCCCAGGGCGCGGTGCTGCGTCCAACCGGCGCAGCCACGTTCGACCAGTCGATTGTCGCTGCTCCCAGCGTGATCCGCGATGAATCCTCTGCGCAACTCCCCTGCGAAAATGGACGCACCACCGGCATCTGTTACCGCATGTGGTATCAGGGAACCGATGCGGCGAATGTCTTTCGCATCGGGTATGCACTCTCGCCGGATGGCGTGAACTGGACGCGCGCCGCTGGCGGTAACGCAGTGCTCGGCACAGGCGCTGGCGGCACATGGGATGCCGGCAGCGTCGGCGCACCGGTGGTGGTGAAGGATGGCGCACTGTTCCGCATGTGGTACAACAGCCAGGCATCCAACCAGAGCATCGGGCATGTCGTCTCGACCGATGGGGTGACGTGGGTGCGGCCTGAGCCAAACCAGGCAGTGTACCGCGGCGCTGACGACCCCGGCGCCCTTTCACCCGACAACGTGTGGACGCCGTTCGTCATCAAGGAAGGCGCTTCCTTCCGCATGTGGTACACCATCAGCAGCCGCCCCAATGCCATACGCATCGGGCATGCGACCATGACCCCCGGAACGCTGCTGCCTGCGCCTGGATTGACCCGTAATCTCGGCGAATACACCCTCTCGCTGACGACCCAGGCGATTCCGGCAGGCGGCAGTGTCTTGCTGACATTGCCGGCCAGCATTCCATTCACCGAAGTGACAGCAGGCGCGATTGACGGCTTTGGCGCAAATGCGACATTCGCGGCTGAAGCGACGGCGTTGACCGATGCTGCGGCGCAGGGGACGGCGCGCGGCGCGCTCGTCATCCGGTTGCCTGACGGCGCTCCCGCTGGTCCGAAGACGATCACCTTCACCCTGGCAAACCCGCCATCGAGTGCGGCGCTGATGACCGTGCAGACTTTCGATATACGCGAAGTGCTGGAATATGCAACGGTTGATCTGTCGCAGGCAACGGATGTCGGACCGACTCCGACGCCGACGCCCGTTCCGCCCTCGCCCACGCCGGTGACGCCCACCCCGACCGCCACCGAAGGTCCGACGGCGACGCCAACGCCCGTTCCGCCGTCTCCCACGCCGGTGACGCCCACCCCGACCGCCACCGAAGGTCCGACGGCGACGCCGACAAATACGCCACAGCCGCCAACGGCAACCAGTACGCCAACGGCAACCAGTACACCCCAACCGCCGACGGCAACCAGTACGCCGACGGCAACGAGTGCGCCAACTGCGACGCCTGCACTAACTGCCGATCCGTCGAACCGCCAACCGTGGTTGCACATTCCCGGAACCTGCCCGGCATCTGCCCAGGGCGCAGTATTTACGATTGCCGGGCAGAACTGCGGCGGTGCGGGAACGAGTTTTGACACGTCGGAGATCTTCCCGCCGATGGTGCTGCGCGATAACGCCACCCCATCGCTGCCGTGCGAGAATGGGCGCACCAGCGGCATCTGCTACCGCATGTGGTACGTTGGTGTGGACGGCAGCGGCACGCGCCGTATCGGGCATGCCCTGTCGCCGGACGGCATCACCTGGACGCGCTACATCGGCTCAGGAGTCGGCGGAAGCGTCTTCGGACCGTCGGGCGTTGCCGGCGACTTCGATAGCAATGGCGTCACGACGATGTATGTCGTGCGTGACGGGAATACGTTCCGCATGTGGTACAGCGGCTTCAGCAACACCGGTGCGATTGAGGGCATCGGGTATGCAACGTCGCCGGATGGCATCACCTGGACGCGGGTGCCGGGCACTGCCGGAACCGCTCCGCCGAACCGCAACGCCGTTCTCGTCGAACGCGGCGGCGCCGGTGATTTCGATCAGGATTACATTGTCGCGCCCTCCGTGCTGATCGATGAAGCAACCCCGGCCCTGCCCTGCGAAAATGGGCGCACCAGCGGTCGCTGCTACCGGATGTGGTACGAGGGTGTCAATAATGTTGGCGCCTATACGTTCGCCATCGGGTATGCCGTGTCGCCCGACGGGATCAACTGGACGCGGGTGCCCGGCAGCAGTGGCGGCGGCGCCGTCTTTGCGCGCATCAACAACTTCACCGACTTCGACAGCAACAGTGTCGGCGTTCCTACCGTGATCAAGGACGGCGCGTTCTTCCGCATGTGGTATGAGGCGAAATCATACGCGAGGCCCGATTTCTCGACCGGGTATGTTGTCTCAACCGATGGCATCAACTGGGTGCGCCCGATACCGAACGATCCGGTCTTCACCGGCGCCAATGATCCCGGCACATTCTCGCCGGACGGCGTGTGGGCGGCACGGGCGCTCAAACTGGGCAGCAGTTACCGTAAGTATTACACGGTCAGCACACGACCGAACGCTCAACGCTTTGGGCTGGCGCAAATGACCCCCGGCGCGCCGCTTGGCTCGATTGCGCTGAATGCGTCTGGCGATCTGTATACGCTCAGTTTTACGACCGCATCCTTCATTCCGGCTGGCGGCAGCGTTCTGATCACCCTCCCCCCGGAGGTCGATTTCGCACAGGTGACTCCTGGTGCAATCAGCGGTTTCGGTGCGGGCGCAACGCTGGAGGCGGACCCGGCGGCAGTCACCGATGCGGCATCCGGCGGCGCGGCGCGCGGTGCGCTCCTCGTTCGCCTGCCCAACGGCGCGCCTGTGGGTCCAAAGACGGTGCAGTTCAGCCTCACCACGCCGCCTCCTTCGACCGCGCCGCTGCTGGTGCAGACGTTCGATCTGCGTGAGGTGCTGGAGTATGGCGAGGTGATGATGAACGGCACGCCGCCGCCTGCCACCCCAACCGCCACGCCGCTGCCGCCCACCAGCACCCCGACCGCCACGCCGGTCCCGCCCACCAGCACGCCGGTCTCGCCGTCGGCGACCGCAGGATCAACCGCCACGCCGGTCCCGCCTACCAGCACGCCGACTGCCACGCCGGTCCCGCCCACCAGCACCCCGACCGCCACGCCGGTCCCGCCGTCGAACAGCGCGCTGCGCTTCGACGGGGCGAATGATGAGGTGCGCGGCGGGCAGATCGCCGGATTGGGCGGCGCGCAGACCATCGAACTCTGGGTGCGTCCGGCGACCGGCGGGCAGGATAGCGTCATCCTCGCCACCACCGATGATGTCATCGGCTGGGCGCTGGAACTGAACGGCGGGCGCGCCACCTGGTGGGTCGCGTCGACCGCTGGCTGGCGCGCGGCGCAACACCCGACGGCGCTGCTCGCCAATACCTGGCACCACGTCGCCGTGACCTACGACGGGACAACCGCGCGGGTGTTCGTCAACGGCGCCCCCGGACCGGCGGCGACCATCGGCGCGATCACCCAGGGACCGTCCTTCCGCATCGGCGGCTTTCCCGGCTACGGCTTCTTCAACGGCGATGTCGATGATGTGCGCATCTCGAATATCGTGCGCTACACCAGCACGTTTACGCCGCCATCAGCAGCACACCCGACGGACGCAAATACGCGCGCGCTTTATCGGTTGGACGAAGGGAGCGGGCAGACAACGGCGGACGCTTCCGGGAATGGCTACAACCTGACGCTCGGCACAACGGCGAATGCTGACAGCGCCGACCCGCAGTGGGTGGCGTCGACCGCGCCGATTGCGCCGCCGCCGACGGCAACGCCAACGGCAGTCCCGCCCACCAGCACCCCAACCGCCACGCCAGCGCCGCCCACCAATACGCCAACCGCCACGCCGGTCCCGCCCACCAGCACGCCGGTCCCGCCGTCGGCGACCACGGAACCAACCGCCACGCCGCTTCCGCCGACCAGTACGCCGACCGCAGGACCAACCGCCACGCCAGCGCCGCCCACCAGTACGCCGACCGCCACGCCGGTCCCGCCCACCAGCACGCCGACTGCCACGCCGGTCCCGCCCACCAGTACACCGACTGCCACGCCGGTCCCGCCCACCAGCACCCCGACCGCCACGCCGGTCCCGCCGTCGAACAGCGCGCTGCGCTTTGACGGGGCGAATGATGAGGTGCGCGGCGGGCAGATCGCCGGATTGGGCGGCGCGCAGACCATCGAACTCTGGGTGCGCCCGACGACCGGCGGGCAGGATAGCGTCATCCTCGCCACCACCGATGATGTCATCGGCTGGGCGCTGGAACTGAACGGCGGGCGCGCCACCTGGTGGGTCGCCTCGACCGCTGGCTGGCGCGCGGCGCAACACCCGACGGCGCTGCTCGCCAATACCTGGCACCACGTCGCCGTGACCTACGACGGGACAACCGCGCGGGTGTTCGTCAACGGCGCCCCCGGACCGGCGGCGACCATCGGCGCGATCACCCAGGGACCGTCCTTCCGCATCGGCGGCTTTCCCGGCTACGGCTTCTTCAACGGCGATGTCGATGATGTGCGCATCTCGAATATCGTGCGCTACACCAGCACGTTTACGCCACCGTCGTCTACAAGCCTGACGACTGACGCAAATACGCGCGCGTTCTACCGCTTCAACGAGGGGAGCGGGCAGACCACGGTTGATGCTTCCGGGAATGGCTACAACCTGACGCTTGGCACGACGGCGAACGCCGACAGCGCCGATCCGACGTGGGTGGCGTCAACCGCGCCATAA
- a CDS encoding D-TA family PLP-dependent enzyme, giving the protein MRIDDLDTPVAIIDLDRLERNIARFQTYLSQHGIANRPHIKTHKIPQIARMQMAAGAVGITCQKLGEAEVMADAGIDDIFIPYNIIGAAKLERLTALARRVRLSVAADSVAVITGLGNAMAGTGLELTVLVECDTGMGRCGVQTPAEAVELALLITRTPGLRFGGLMTYPSSPEIGPFMHEAVRLLRDRGIAVERVSGGGTAGMWRAHEHPQITEYRAGMYIYGDRYTLRAGAMQLEECALTIITTVVSRPTPDRGVIDGGSKTFSSDLLGLEGYGLILEYPDARIVSLSEEHGVVDFSRCAQRPAVGERVSVIPNHCCVVSNLFDEMVGVRRGEVEVIWRVAARGMVR; this is encoded by the coding sequence ATGCGCATTGACGATCTTGACACTCCTGTAGCCATCATTGATCTTGATCGCCTGGAGAGGAACATTGCACGGTTTCAGACATACCTCAGCCAGCACGGCATCGCCAATCGCCCGCACATCAAAACCCATAAAATCCCGCAGATCGCCCGGATGCAGATGGCTGCCGGCGCAGTTGGCATCACGTGCCAGAAACTCGGCGAGGCGGAAGTGATGGCGGATGCCGGTATCGACGACATCTTCATCCCGTACAACATCATCGGCGCCGCCAAACTGGAGCGCCTGACCGCCCTTGCCCGTCGGGTGCGGTTGAGCGTTGCAGCCGACTCGGTTGCTGTCATTACCGGGTTGGGGAACGCCATGGCTGGAACCGGTCTTGAACTGACGGTGCTGGTTGAATGTGATACCGGCATGGGGCGTTGCGGAGTGCAGACTCCCGCCGAGGCTGTTGAACTGGCGCTGCTCATCACACGGACGCCGGGTCTGCGGTTTGGCGGCTTGATGACCTACCCCTCAAGCCCGGAGATCGGTCCGTTTATGCACGAAGCCGTGCGTCTCCTGCGTGATCGGGGGATCGCCGTCGAACGGGTCAGCGGCGGCGGAACTGCGGGGATGTGGCGCGCCCACGAGCACCCGCAGATCACCGAATACCGCGCCGGTATGTACATCTATGGCGACCGATATACCCTGCGCGCGGGCGCGATGCAATTGGAGGAGTGCGCATTGACCATCATCACCACCGTCGTCAGTCGCCCGACGCCGGATCGCGGGGTTATCGACGGCGGGAGTAAAACATTTTCCTCCGATCTGCTGGGGCTGGAGGGGTACGGTTTGATCCTGGAGTACCCGGACGCGCGCATTGTCAGTCTCTCGGAAGAACACGGCGTCGTCGATTTCAGCCGGTGCGCGCAACGCCCGGCGGTGGGCGAGCGGGTGAGCGTGATCCCGAATCACTGTTGCGTGGTGAGTAATCTGTTCGATGAGATGGTTGGTGTCCGACGCGGCGAGGTCGAAGTCATCTGGCGCGTCGCAGCGCGGGGAATGGTGCGGTAG
- a CDS encoding OsmC family protein: MTTLPEYLNFKAQRMAALREKLAAPDAAPAPLRAVARVAGGSGVRPVSIREFTIVTDSAPALAGYNLGPTAPELLLASLASCLAHTYLIVAANRGAQFETLEVEVTAQIDFRGVLEVTPDAPIAPSGLAYVARVSGDVSDDALHQIRAEVERLCPVFRALVEPVPVSGCVERTAS, encoded by the coding sequence ATGACAACCCTTCCCGAGTATTTGAACTTCAAGGCGCAACGGATGGCCGCGCTGCGCGAGAAGCTGGCAGCGCCCGATGCTGCACCCGCACCGCTGCGCGCAGTGGCGCGCGTCGCTGGCGGTTCAGGGGTACGCCCGGTGAGTATCCGCGAGTTTACCATCGTCACCGACTCGGCGCCGGCGCTGGCAGGGTACAATCTGGGACCAACCGCACCGGAACTGTTGCTCGCATCACTGGCGAGTTGCCTGGCGCATACGTATCTGATCGTCGCTGCCAATCGCGGAGCGCAGTTTGAAACGCTCGAAGTCGAAGTCACCGCGCAGATCGACTTCCGAGGCGTTCTGGAAGTCACCCCCGACGCACCGATTGCCCCATCCGGTCTGGCGTATGTCGCCCGGGTGTCGGGAGATGTGTCCGACGACGCCTTGCACCAGATCCGGGCGGAAGTGGAGCGCCTCTGCCCTGTGTTCCGCGCACTGGTCGAGCCTGTGCCGGTCAGCGGGTGCGTGGAACGAACTGCGTCATGA
- a CDS encoding glycosyltransferase family 87 protein — translation MNHNRLYRDVAHALVAALCALLTISIANASVWPLVIDIGGRDARFAHGFHDPETDVDAAIRFRWSDGDSTVALPRPPALTPSSLILRLPNGRPTDAPLPHVTLTTDGRELVSFTPPDYRPRIYRLILPPDEHLDWALRIGMISDAISTPTDTRALGIVVDTVILAPLRTPVILPSLWVALCALFIGGLGYTQPRVLGLAWRSALAVSLGLSALIALIIVLRPLETLPFLQRFAFILAAGCTGGLLLHLFIPLTNERDQSAPRLSGAHIPTLLATAWWMLPLAQGLISNDGAPLIFPPRPVIWIGAGTIVMLLIVHLVMHQRPRDHVYAAVLIVLSLGAFAHLMYSISFAYTRQAPDFWILFRGAREWTRGGSMYDIEAVLTNHFGHVFKVPPFYGMLFVPFVTMDGLTVLLGHRIMNTLLIVATALIWLRMWRIPFVSLSAAGLLIVFNFRPLADTLAYGQIDLVLLFLLTLALWALRSGRDTAAGALVALGTLFKIYPILLLAFFVVKGHWRALIGFVVGMAVCNSIAVAVIGWDEHLTYLTRVLPNIGGTTSWVENQTISGFLARLTDSPRSATIYQNEMVRLLGTFLSAVVSLAVCMLALRPTSRDSTGYALQYSMFLLLMVLASPAAWMHYETLLVVPFGALVLHLHERSVSLPYATLLALSFALIAYGNQWSFYDGTIHGILTIAGVSYKFYGMLLLGGVLAFEALREPAPALLPHLARLIARSGQ, via the coding sequence ATGAATCATAATCGTCTCTATCGCGATGTCGCACACGCTCTGGTTGCAGCGCTCTGCGCCCTTCTGACGATAAGTATCGCCAACGCGTCCGTCTGGCCCCTGGTTATCGATATCGGCGGGCGTGATGCACGCTTTGCGCATGGCTTCCATGACCCGGAAACCGACGTCGATGCAGCAATACGCTTTCGCTGGAGCGATGGCGACTCGACGGTTGCTCTGCCACGACCACCGGCGCTGACGCCTTCGTCACTGATCCTTCGACTGCCAAATGGTCGTCCAACCGATGCTCCGCTTCCTCACGTAACATTGACAACCGATGGGCGTGAACTGGTCTCCTTCACTCCTCCTGATTATCGTCCCCGCATCTACCGTCTGATCCTTCCACCCGATGAACACCTCGACTGGGCGCTACGGATCGGGATGATCAGTGACGCGATCAGCACGCCGACCGATACACGTGCATTGGGGATCGTCGTCGATACCGTCATACTGGCGCCGTTGCGAACACCTGTGATCCTGCCTTCCCTGTGGGTTGCGCTCTGTGCATTATTCATCGGCGGGCTGGGATATACACAGCCGCGTGTTCTTGGTCTGGCATGGCGTAGCGCCCTGGCTGTCAGTCTGGGGCTTTCAGCGCTGATTGCGCTTATCATAGTCCTTCGCCCTCTTGAAACACTCCCCTTCCTGCAGCGTTTCGCATTTATACTGGCTGCCGGATGCACCGGCGGATTGCTGCTCCACCTGTTTATTCCGCTCACCAACGAGCGTGACCAGAGCGCCCCGCGCCTCTCTGGCGCCCATATCCCGACTCTCCTGGCGACCGCGTGGTGGATGCTGCCGCTGGCGCAGGGTTTGATCAGCAATGATGGCGCACCGCTTATCTTTCCGCCACGACCGGTGATATGGATCGGGGCTGGAACAATCGTAATGCTGCTGATCGTCCACCTCGTTATGCACCAACGCCCACGGGACCACGTATATGCCGCTGTTCTTATCGTTCTCTCGCTCGGCGCCTTTGCACATCTCATGTACAGTATTTCGTTCGCCTACACCCGCCAGGCGCCCGACTTCTGGATCCTGTTCCGCGGTGCGCGTGAGTGGACCCGCGGTGGCTCGATGTACGACATCGAAGCGGTGCTGACCAACCACTTTGGTCATGTCTTCAAGGTGCCGCCCTTCTACGGTATGCTGTTCGTTCCTTTTGTGACGATGGACGGGTTGACGGTGCTCCTGGGGCACCGGATCATGAATACGCTCCTGATCGTTGCCACTGCGCTGATCTGGCTGCGGATGTGGCGTATACCCTTCGTATCGCTGAGCGCCGCCGGTCTGCTGATCGTGTTCAATTTTCGTCCGCTGGCGGATACGCTGGCGTATGGGCAGATCGATCTGGTGTTGCTGTTCCTGCTCACGCTGGCGTTGTGGGCATTGCGCAGCGGGCGCGATACCGCCGCTGGCGCGCTGGTGGCGCTGGGAACACTGTTCAAGATTTATCCGATCCTGCTGCTGGCGTTCTTTGTGGTGAAGGGACACTGGCGCGCGCTCATTGGCTTTGTCGTGGGGATGGCAGTGTGCAACAGCATTGCTGTCGCCGTCATTGGCTGGGATGAACATCTGACCTACCTGACCCGGGTGCTGCCGAACATCGGCGGTACGACTTCGTGGGTCGAAAACCAGACCATTTCCGGGTTTCTTGCGCGCCTGACCGACTCACCGCGTAGCGCAACCATTTATCAGAATGAAATGGTGCGGTTGCTGGGAACATTCCTCTCTGCTGTTGTATCGCTCGCGGTCTGTATGCTGGCGCTGCGTCCGACATCGCGCGACAGCACCGGATATGCGCTCCAGTACAGTATGTTCCTGCTCCTCATGGTGCTGGCATCACCGGCTGCCTGGATGCACTATGAGACACTCCTGGTTGTGCCATTCGGCGCGCTGGTTCTCCATCTGCACGAACGCAGCGTGTCACTACCGTATGCCACGCTGCTGGCGCTCAGTTTTGCGCTCATCGCCTATGGCAACCAGTGGAGTTTTTACGATGGCACGATCCACGGCATTCTGACGATTGCGGGCGTATCGTACAAGTTCTACGGCATGCTGCTGCTCGGCGGCGTGCTGGCATTTGAAGCGCTGCGCGAGCCTGCGCCAGCTCTCCTGCCGCACCTGGCGCGGTTGATCGCCCGATCCGGGCAGTAA
- a CDS encoding DegT/DnrJ/EryC1/StrS family aminotransferase encodes MHLHVPFGDLKRQHDTIRAELDAAVTRVIDSGWYILGPEVCAFEEAFAAFCAARYCIGVANGTEALQLALTALGVGPGDEVITVANASVYQAITIMAVGARPVFVDVDERSHTMDPAALAAAITPRTRAIMPVHLYGRMADMDAIMAVADRYGIPVIEDCAQAHGATWRGKPAGSIGALGCFSFYPTKNLGALGDGGAITTNDETLAEKVRRLRQYGWERKYYTRDAGGLNSRLDELQAAILTVKLRHLPAWNARRRTIAGMYNDLLADTGLMLPEAPPEGDHVFHLYVIRTAERDAVQTHLREQGIGTDIHYPLPTHRQPVYAPFAPPGGLPTTERLAQEILSLPMFPELTDDEVRAVATAVRRATRGREG; translated from the coding sequence ATGCACCTGCACGTTCCATTTGGCGACCTGAAACGTCAGCATGACACTATCCGCGCCGAACTCGATGCGGCAGTCACCCGCGTGATCGACAGTGGTTGGTATATCCTGGGACCAGAAGTGTGCGCTTTCGAGGAGGCGTTTGCTGCATTCTGCGCTGCGCGCTACTGCATCGGCGTCGCCAACGGCACCGAGGCGCTGCAACTGGCGCTTACTGCGCTTGGCGTCGGTCCTGGCGACGAGGTGATCACCGTTGCGAATGCCAGCGTGTATCAGGCAATCACGATTATGGCGGTCGGGGCGCGTCCCGTTTTTGTGGACGTAGACGAGCGCAGCCATACGATGGATCCGGCGGCGCTTGCGGCGGCGATCACACCGCGTACCAGGGCAATTATGCCAGTGCATCTCTACGGTCGTATGGCGGATATGGACGCGATTATGGCGGTTGCCGACCGCTACGGCATTCCGGTCATCGAAGACTGCGCTCAGGCGCATGGGGCGACCTGGCGTGGAAAGCCTGCCGGTAGCATCGGCGCACTGGGGTGCTTCAGTTTCTACCCCACCAAGAACCTCGGTGCTCTTGGCGATGGCGGCGCGATCACCACAAACGACGAGACGCTGGCGGAGAAGGTTCGGCGGTTGCGGCAGTATGGCTGGGAACGCAAATACTATACCCGCGACGCAGGGGGACTCAACTCGCGCCTCGATGAACTTCAGGCGGCGATCCTGACAGTCAAACTGCGGCATCTGCCCGCCTGGAATGCCCGCCGCCGCACGATTGCCGGGATGTACAACGACCTCCTGGCGGACACCGGACTTATGCTGCCCGAAGCGCCGCCGGAAGGTGATCACGTGTTTCACCTGTATGTCATTCGCACTGCAGAGCGTGATGCGGTTCAGACGCACTTGCGCGAACAGGGCATCGGAACCGATATTCACTATCCGCTGCCAACCCACCGGCAACCGGTCTATGCCCCATTTGCGCCACCCGGCGGTCTCCCCACAACCGAACGCCTGGCGCAGGAAATCCTCTCGCTGCCGATGTTCCCTGAGTTGACCGATGATGAGGTGCGCGCGGTTGCAACGGCGGTGAGACGCGCGACGCGAGGGAGGGAAGGTTGA